One window of the Saccopteryx bilineata isolate mSacBil1 chromosome 2, mSacBil1_pri_phased_curated, whole genome shotgun sequence genome contains the following:
- the RIPPLY3 gene encoding protein ripply3: MRPEAAAGTREARGHVCHCPADGPQRPPLPRGPESPTPWRPWILTSQDAEQIRPGSQLGPVGDQQTSGSKGAFGFQHPVRLYLPISKRQEYLQSSGEMVLASFPVQATIHFYNDESDSEDGEHEEAQPLPQEGEDPVENGPGGTGKDQLTHPGQPSGGYGGLGGQDHFPHSDSLGGAKCSPSE, encoded by the exons ATGAGACCCGAGGCGGCGGCCGGAACCCGGGAGGCGCGGGGTCACGTCTGTCACTGCCCCGCGGACGGTCCCCAGAGGCCACCGCTGCCGCGCGGGCCGGAGAG CCCCACACCATGGAGACCTTGGATTCTGACATCCCAAGATGCTGAGCAGATCAGACCTGGAAGCCAG CTTGGGCCTGTGGGTGACCAACAAACTTCTGGATCAAAGGGGGCCTTTGGGTTTCAGCATCCTGTAAG acttTATCTACCCATTTCAAAGCGCCAAGAATATCTGCAGAGTTCCGGGGAGATGGTGCTGGCCAGTTTCCCGGTGCAAGCCACTATTCACTTCTACAATGATGAGTCTGACTCAGAGGATGGAGAGCATGAGGAAGCCCAGCCCCTTCCCCAGGAGGGGGAGGACCCCGTGGAAAATGGCCCAGGAGGAACGGGCAAGGACCAGCTGACTCACCCAGGACAGCCGTCTGGAGGATATGGTGGTCTTGGTGGGCAGGATCACTTCCCACACAGTGACTCTTTAGGGGGTGCCAAGTGCTCCCCATCCGAATAA